A window of the Kosakonia radicincitans DSM 16656 genome harbors these coding sequences:
- the prfB gene encoding peptide chain release factor 2 (programmed frameshift) — MFEINPVKNRIQDLTERSDVLRGYLDYDAKKERLEEVNAELEQPDVWNEPERAQALGKERSSLEAIVDTLDQMSQGLEDVSGLLELAVEADDEETFNEAVAELDGLEEKLAQLEFRRMFSGEYDSADCYLDIQAGSGGTEAQDWASMLMRMYLRWAEARGFKTEIIEESEGEVAGIKSVTIKIIGDYAYGWLRTETGVHRLVRKSPFDSGGRRHTSFSSAFVYPEVEDDIDIEINPADLRIDVYRASGAGGQHVNRTESAVRITHIPTGLVTQCQNDRSQHKNKDQAMKQMKAKLYELEMQKKNAEKQAMEDTKSDIGWGSQIRSYVLDDSRIKDLRTGVETRNTQAVLDGSLDQFIEASLKAGL, encoded by the exons ATGTTTGAAATTAACCCGGTAAAAAATCGTATTCAGGACCTCACGGAGCGCTCCGACGTTCTTAGGGGGTATCTT GACTATGACGCCAAGAAAGAGCGTCTGGAAGAAGTAAACGCCGAGCTGGAGCAGCCGGACGTCTGGAATGAGCCAGAGCGCGCACAGGCGCTGGGCAAAGAGCGCTCCTCACTTGAAGCTATCGTCGATACCCTCGATCAAATGTCGCAGGGGCTGGAAGATGTCTCCGGCCTGCTGGAGCTGGCGGTAGAAGCTGACGACGAAGAAACCTTTAACGAAGCGGTCGCCGAGCTGGACGGGCTGGAAGAGAAGCTGGCGCAACTTGAGTTCCGTCGCATGTTCTCCGGCGAGTATGACAGCGCCGATTGCTACCTCGATATCCAGGCGGGCTCCGGTGGTACCGAAGCGCAGGACTGGGCGAGCATGCTGATGCGCATGTATCTGCGCTGGGCGGAAGCTCGCGGCTTCAAAACTGAAATTATCGAAGAATCTGAAGGTGAAGTCGCGGGTATTAAATCTGTGACCATCAAGATTATCGGCGATTACGCCTACGGCTGGCTGCGTACCGAAACCGGCGTTCACCGCCTGGTGCGTAAGAGCCCGTTCGACTCCGGCGGCCGTCGTCATACCTCCTTTAGCTCCGCATTTGTCTACCCGGAAGTGGAAGACGATATTGATATCGAGATTAACCCGGCGGATCTGCGTATTGACGTCTATCGCGCATCCGGCGCGGGCGGCCAGCACGTTAACCGTACGGAATCTGCGGTACGTATTACCCATATTCCGACCGGACTGGTAACGCAGTGCCAGAACGACCGTTCTCAGCATAAAAACAAAGACCAGGCCATGAAGCAGATGAAAGCGAAGCTTTATGAACTGGAAATGCAGAAGAAAAATGCGGAGAAACAGGCGATGGAAGACACCAAGTCCGATATCGGCTGGGGAAGCCAGATCCGTTCTTATGTCCTGGATGATTCCCGCATCAAAGATCTGCGTACCGGGGTTGAAACCCGCAATACGCAGGCGGTGCTGGACGGCAGCCTGGATCAATTCATCGAAGCAAGTTTGAAAGCAGGGTTATGA
- a CDS encoding DUF554 domain-containing protein — MLIGPYVNGAAVIVGGLLGSLVGKRIPERVKVALPLTFGLCSVGLGINLVIKVKFMPAVVLAMVLGAVIGEAFFLEKQIGRAAGTTRGLINRVFPPVQGLGHDEFTEKFVAILVLFCASGTGIFGAMHEGMTGDPSILYIKTVLDLFTAAIFATMLGFSVMTIGLPLIAVQVALATLAVYILHMITPDMMGDFSCAGGLIMVATGLRICNIKPFPVANMLPGLVLVMPFSALWAKLFA, encoded by the coding sequence ATGTTAATCGGTCCTTATGTGAATGGCGCTGCCGTTATTGTCGGCGGTTTGCTGGGTTCACTCGTTGGCAAACGTATTCCGGAGCGCGTGAAAGTGGCGCTGCCCCTGACCTTTGGTCTCTGTTCGGTCGGTCTTGGTATCAACCTGGTGATAAAAGTGAAGTTCATGCCTGCCGTGGTTCTGGCGATGGTGCTGGGCGCAGTCATTGGCGAAGCATTCTTTCTGGAAAAACAGATCGGTAGAGCGGCAGGCACAACACGCGGCTTAATCAACCGCGTGTTCCCACCGGTTCAGGGCCTGGGCCACGATGAATTTACGGAGAAATTTGTCGCGATTCTGGTGCTGTTTTGCGCCAGCGGCACCGGTATCTTCGGTGCGATGCATGAAGGCATGACTGGCGATCCCTCCATCCTGTATATCAAAACGGTGCTCGATTTGTTTACCGCCGCCATTTTCGCCACCATGCTGGGCTTCTCAGTCATGACCATCGGTTTACCACTGATTGCCGTGCAGGTTGCGCTGGCAACGCTGGCGGTTTACATCCTGCACATGATCACTCCGGACATGATGGGGGATTTCTCCTGCGCGGGAGGGCTAATCATGGTCGCAACGGGGCTGCGGATTTGTAATATCAAGCCGTTCCCGGTGGCGAATATGTTGCCCGGACTGGTACTGGTAATGCCCTTTTCCGCTCTCTGGGCAAAACTTTTCGCCTGA
- the idi gene encoding isopentenyl-diphosphate Delta-isomerase, which produces MGKQEHVILVNEQGVVTGTQEKYAAHTSQTPLHLAFSCWIFNAAGQSLVTRRALSKKAWPGVWTNSVCGHPQKGETTEQALIRRCRYEVGAGLGHITAIAPEFRYRETDPSGIVENEICPVFAAQITTPLTINYDEVMEYQWVDLEALLQALNATPWAFSPWMVAEAATAQPALRNFAATLQV; this is translated from the coding sequence ATGGGTAAACAAGAGCACGTTATTTTAGTGAATGAGCAGGGAGTGGTAACCGGTACGCAGGAAAAGTACGCCGCACATACATCGCAAACGCCGTTACATCTGGCTTTTTCATGCTGGATTTTTAATGCCGCAGGGCAGTCTCTGGTGACACGGCGTGCATTAAGCAAAAAAGCCTGGCCAGGCGTCTGGACGAACTCCGTATGCGGGCATCCGCAAAAAGGGGAAACCACCGAACAGGCTCTTATTCGCCGCTGCCGTTATGAAGTCGGCGCCGGGCTCGGGCACATTACCGCCATCGCACCAGAGTTCCGTTACCGTGAAACCGATCCTTCCGGCATCGTGGAAAACGAAATCTGCCCGGTCTTCGCCGCACAAATCACAACGCCGTTGACGATTAACTACGATGAAGTGATGGAATATCAGTGGGTGGATCTGGAAGCGTTATTGCAGGCGCTCAATGCTACGCCCTGGGCTTTTAGCCCCTGGATGGTGGCAGAAGCAGCCACTGCGCAGCCCGCGCTCAGAAATTTTGCCGCCACATTGCAGGTATAA
- a CDS encoding UbiD family decarboxylase, with amino-acid sequence MSNSENKNTSGVTDLRSAIELLKTLPGEYVETDTEVDPHAELSGVYRYVGAGGTCQRPTRKNGPVMMFNKVKGFQDISVAIGLNGSRKRVSHFLNCAPEKLGHLLKDSVQNPIPPVLTKDNAVCQQVVHLASDANFDLRKLLPAPTNTEEDAGPYITMGLCYASDPETHESDITIHRLCVQSRDELSMWLTPGRHIDAFRMKAEAAGKPLPISISIGVDPAIEIAACFEPPTTPLGYDELSVAGALRGKAVEMVQCKTINERAIAHAEIVIEGELLPNVRLREDQNTNTGKAMPEFPGYTGEAKDALPVIKVKAVTHRYNPIWRTTVGPGEEHVNMAGIPTEASILDMVGRAMPGKLLNVFAHSAGGGKLLAVMQFKKFSPADEGRQRQAALLAFSAFPELKHVILVDEDVDIFDSDDVLWAMQTRYQGDVDTVTIPGVRCHPLDPSQIPAYSPSILQQGMSCKTLFDCTVPFHLKSHFERSKFKEVDVKRFLPDFE; translated from the coding sequence ATGTCAAATAGCGAAAATAAAAATACCAGCGGCGTTACAGATTTACGCTCGGCGATTGAATTATTAAAAACACTGCCCGGCGAATATGTCGAAACCGATACTGAAGTTGATCCACACGCCGAACTTTCCGGTGTTTACCGTTACGTTGGCGCGGGCGGCACCTGCCAGCGCCCAACACGTAAAAACGGCCCGGTGATGATGTTCAACAAAGTGAAGGGCTTCCAGGATATCAGCGTGGCTATCGGCCTGAACGGCTCGCGTAAACGCGTCAGCCATTTCCTCAACTGCGCGCCGGAAAAATTGGGCCACCTGCTGAAAGATTCCGTGCAGAACCCTATTCCGCCAGTACTGACCAAAGACAATGCCGTCTGCCAACAGGTGGTTCATCTGGCCAGCGACGCTAACTTCGACCTGCGCAAACTGCTACCAGCACCAACCAATACCGAAGAGGATGCCGGCCCGTACATCACAATGGGTCTATGCTACGCTTCCGATCCTGAAACACACGAATCCGATATCACCATTCATCGCCTTTGCGTACAGAGCCGCGACGAGCTGTCGATGTGGTTAACCCCGGGTCGCCATATCGATGCATTCCGCATGAAAGCGGAAGCCGCCGGGAAACCACTGCCGATCTCGATCAGCATTGGCGTCGATCCTGCTATCGAAATCGCCGCCTGCTTTGAGCCACCAACCACCCCGCTGGGTTATGACGAACTGAGCGTTGCCGGTGCCCTGCGCGGCAAGGCTGTAGAAATGGTGCAGTGTAAAACCATCAACGAACGCGCCATTGCGCATGCGGAGATCGTTATCGAAGGCGAACTGCTGCCGAACGTACGTCTGCGTGAAGATCAGAACACCAATACCGGTAAAGCGATGCCTGAATTTCCCGGCTATACCGGCGAGGCCAAAGATGCACTGCCGGTAATCAAAGTCAAAGCCGTCACCCATCGCTACAACCCGATCTGGCGTACCACTGTGGGTCCAGGCGAAGAACACGTCAATATGGCGGGCATCCCGACGGAAGCCAGTATCCTCGATATGGTGGGCCGTGCAATGCCGGGCAAGCTGCTCAACGTGTTCGCTCACTCTGCGGGTGGCGGTAAACTTCTGGCGGTGATGCAATTCAAAAAATTCTCCCCGGCGGATGAAGGCCGTCAGCGCCAGGCAGCCCTGCTGGCATTCTCTGCCTTCCCGGAACTGAAACACGTGATTCTGGTTGATGAAGACGTGGATATTTTCGACAGCGACGATGTGCTGTGGGCGATGCAAACCCGATATCAGGGTGATGTCGATACCGTCACGATTCCCGGGGTTCGCTGTCATCCGCTCGATCCCTCGCAGATCCCGGCTTACAGCCCGAGCATTTTGCAGCAGGGAATGTCCTGCAAAACCCTCTTTGACTGTACGGTGCCATTCCACCTGAAAAGCCATTTTGAACGCTCGAAGTTTAAAGAGGTTGATGTGAAACGCTTCCTGCCAGATTTCGAGTAA
- the fldB gene encoding flavodoxin FldB — protein sequence MNIGLFYGSSTCYTEMAAEKIREIIGPELVTLHNLKDDAPALMEQYDALILGIPTWDFGELQEDWEAIWDQLDDLNLDGKIIALYGMGDQLGYGEWFLDALGMLHDKLAPKGVTFIGYWPTEGYEFTSSKPVIANGQLFVGLALDETNQYDLSDSRIQSWCEQILTEMAERLV from the coding sequence ATGAATATTGGCCTGTTTTACGGTTCCAGCACTTGCTATACCGAAATGGCGGCGGAGAAAATTCGCGAAATTATCGGGCCGGAACTGGTGACGCTGCACAATCTGAAAGATGACGCACCCGCGCTGATGGAGCAATATGATGCGCTTATCCTCGGCATTCCGACCTGGGATTTTGGCGAATTGCAGGAAGACTGGGAAGCCATCTGGGATCAGCTTGATGACCTCAATCTTGACGGCAAAATCATCGCGCTATACGGCATGGGCGATCAGCTCGGCTACGGCGAATGGTTCCTTGATGCACTGGGCATGCTGCATGACAAACTGGCACCCAAAGGCGTGACGTTCATCGGCTACTGGCCGACGGAAGGTTACGAATTTACCAGCAGCAAACCGGTAATTGCCAATGGTCAACTGTTTGTCGGCCTGGCGCTGGACGAAACCAATCAGTATGACCTGAGCGATTCGCGCATTCAGTCATGGTGTGAGCAAATCCTGACAGAGATGGCGGAACGGCTGGTTTAA
- the lysS gene encoding lysine--tRNA ligase, with product MSEQQAQGADAAVDLNNELKTRREKLAQLREQGVPFPNDFRRDQTSDKLHAEFDGKENEELEALGIEVAVAGRMMTRRIMGKASFVTLQDVGGRIQLYVARDDLAEGVYNEQFKKWDLGDILGARGKLFKTKTGELSIHCTELRLLTKALRPLPDKFHGLQDQEARYRQRYLDLISNDESRNTFKVRSQILAGIRQFMVSRDFMEVETPMMQVIPGGASARPFITHHNALDLDMYLRIAPELYLKRLVVGGFERVFEINRNFRNEGISVRHNPEFTMMELYMAYADYKDLIELTESLFRTLAQNILGKTEVPYGDEVFDFGKPFEKLTMREAIKKYRPETNMADLDNFDSAKAIAESIGIKVEKSWGLGRIVTEIFEEVAEAHLIQPTFITEYPAEVSPLARRNDVNPEITDRFEFFIGGREIGNGFSELNDAEDQAQRFADQVAAKDAGDDEAMFFDEDYVTALEHGLPPTAGLGIGIDRMVMLFTNSHTIRDVILFPAMRPVK from the coding sequence ATGTCTGAACAACAAGCACAGGGCGCTGACGCGGCAGTCGATCTTAACAATGAACTGAAAACCCGCCGCGAGAAGCTGGCGCAACTGCGCGAGCAGGGTGTGCCGTTCCCGAACGATTTCCGTCGTGACCAGACCTCTGACAAGCTGCACGCTGAATTTGATGGCAAAGAGAACGAAGAACTGGAAGCCCTGGGCATTGAAGTGGCCGTTGCTGGCCGCATGATGACCCGCCGCATTATGGGTAAAGCCTCATTCGTAACCTTGCAGGATGTGGGCGGTCGAATTCAGCTGTACGTTGCGCGCGATGATCTTGCAGAAGGCGTGTATAACGAGCAGTTCAAAAAATGGGACCTCGGCGATATCCTCGGCGCGCGCGGCAAGCTGTTCAAAACCAAGACCGGCGAACTTTCCATTCACTGCACCGAACTGCGTCTGTTGACTAAAGCTCTGCGTCCGCTGCCGGATAAATTCCACGGCTTGCAGGATCAGGAAGCGCGTTATCGCCAGCGTTACCTGGACCTCATCTCTAACGATGAATCCCGCAATACCTTTAAAGTGCGTTCGCAGATCCTGGCCGGTATTCGCCAGTTTATGGTGAGCCGCGACTTTATGGAAGTTGAAACGCCGATGATGCAAGTGATCCCTGGCGGTGCGTCCGCGCGTCCGTTTATCACTCATCATAACGCGCTTGATCTGGACATGTATCTGCGTATCGCGCCGGAACTGTACCTCAAACGTCTGGTGGTTGGCGGCTTCGAGCGCGTGTTCGAAATCAACCGTAACTTCCGTAACGAAGGTATCTCCGTTCGCCATAACCCTGAGTTCACCATGATGGAACTCTATATGGCGTATGCGGATTATAAAGATCTGATCGAACTGACCGAATCGTTGTTCCGCACGCTGGCGCAGAACATCCTCGGCAAAACCGAAGTGCCTTACGGCGATGAAGTTTTCGACTTCGGCAAACCGTTCGAAAAACTGACCATGCGCGAAGCGATCAAGAAATACCGTCCGGAAACCAACATGGCGGATCTGGATAACTTCGACAGCGCGAAGGCGATTGCTGAAAGCATCGGTATCAAAGTTGAGAAGAGCTGGGGTCTGGGCCGTATCGTGACCGAAATCTTCGAAGAAGTGGCCGAAGCACATCTTATTCAACCGACCTTTATTACGGAATACCCGGCGGAAGTTTCCCCGCTGGCGCGCCGTAACGACGTTAATCCGGAAATCACCGATCGCTTCGAGTTCTTCATCGGCGGTCGTGAAATTGGTAACGGCTTTAGCGAGCTGAATGACGCGGAAGATCAGGCGCAGCGTTTTGCTGACCAGGTTGCAGCGAAGGATGCGGGCGACGACGAAGCGATGTTCTTCGACGAAGACTACGTGACCGCGCTGGAACACGGTCTGCCGCCGACGGCGGGTCTGGGCATTGGTATCGACCGTATGGTAATGCTGTTTACCAACAGCCACACCATTCGCGACGTGATTCTGTTCCCGGCAATGCGTCCGGTGAAGTAA
- a CDS encoding UbiX family flavin prenyltransferase: MAASQRIIVGISGASGFQYGVKALELLRAQAPEVHLVISKGAEKTCELETDYQLDEVMALADVVHPIGNLGAAISSGSFKTMGMLVAPCSMRSLGSIANCLTDNLLTRAADVVLKERRRLVLLARETPLNLGHIRNMLAVTEMGGIIFPPVPALYQRPQTTDEIITHSVSRALDLFGIDVKNLPRWGEGNLAHNA; encoded by the coding sequence GTGGCGGCATCTCAACGCATCATTGTCGGCATTAGCGGTGCTTCTGGTTTTCAGTATGGCGTAAAGGCACTTGAGCTTTTACGTGCGCAGGCTCCTGAAGTCCACCTGGTTATCTCAAAAGGGGCGGAAAAAACCTGTGAGCTGGAAACGGACTATCAGTTGGATGAGGTGATGGCACTGGCAGATGTGGTTCACCCTATTGGTAATCTTGGCGCAGCCATTTCCAGCGGATCGTTTAAAACAATGGGCATGCTCGTTGCCCCCTGTTCCATGCGTTCGCTGGGATCCATCGCAAACTGCCTGACAGATAACCTGCTAACCCGGGCCGCCGACGTGGTGCTTAAAGAGCGCCGCCGTCTGGTGCTGCTGGCGCGCGAAACGCCACTTAACCTCGGACATATTCGCAACATGTTGGCGGTAACAGAAATGGGCGGAATTATTTTCCCGCCGGTTCCGGCGCTATACCAGCGCCCGCAAACCACTGATGAAATCATTACCCACAGCGTCAGCCGCGCGTTAGACCTGTTTGGTATTGATGTGAAAAACCTTCCGCGTTGGGGCGAGGGCAACCTGGCTCATAACGCGTAA
- the recJ gene encoding single-stranded-DNA-specific exonuclease RecJ yields the protein MKAQIQLRRRKVDDSAELAEDLPPLLRRLYASRGVRKASELERSVKGMLPWQQLTGIDEAVSHLYHALREGLRIIVVGDFDADGATSTALSVLALRALGCENVSYLVPNRFDDGYGLSPEVVDQAHARGAQLILTVDNGISSHAGVERAHELGIPVVVTDHHLPGDTLPDAEAIVNPNLRDCDFPSKSLAGVGVAFYLMLALRAFLRDNGWFESRGLAMPNLAELLDLVALGTVADVVPLDANNRILTWQGLSRIRAGRCRPGIKALLEIANRDAQKLAASDLGFALGPRLNAAGRLDDMSVGVALLLCDNLGEARQLANDLDALNQTRKEIEQGMQAEALTLCEQLERSRDTLPGGLAMYHPEWHQGVVGILASRIKERFHRPVIAFAPAGDGVLKGSGRSIQGLHMRDALERLDMLYPGMMLKFGGHAMAAGLTLEEQRFEEFQQRFGELVTEWLDPALLQGEIVSDGPLTPQEMTLDVAEMLREAGPWGQMFPEPLFDGEFRLLQQRLVGEHHLKVMLEPVGGGPLLDGIAFNVDTTCWPDNGVRQVNIAYKLDVNEFRGNRSVQLIIENLWPL from the coding sequence GTGAAAGCTCAGATACAACTTCGCCGCCGTAAGGTGGATGATTCGGCGGAACTGGCGGAAGACTTACCGCCGTTACTGCGTCGGCTCTACGCCAGCCGCGGCGTGCGTAAGGCCAGCGAACTGGAGCGCAGCGTAAAAGGCATGCTGCCCTGGCAGCAACTTACCGGCATTGATGAGGCGGTTTCGCACCTTTATCACGCGCTGCGCGAAGGTTTACGCATTATCGTGGTCGGTGATTTTGACGCCGATGGCGCAACCAGCACGGCGCTCAGCGTCCTGGCGCTGCGCGCGCTGGGCTGTGAAAATGTGAGCTACCTGGTGCCGAATCGTTTTGATGACGGTTACGGTCTCAGCCCGGAAGTGGTCGATCAGGCGCATGCGCGCGGCGCGCAGTTGATCCTGACAGTCGACAACGGTATTTCCTCGCATGCCGGGGTGGAGCGGGCGCACGAACTGGGTATTCCTGTGGTCGTGACGGATCACCACTTGCCTGGTGATACCCTGCCTGATGCGGAAGCCATCGTGAACCCCAACCTGCGCGACTGTGATTTTCCGTCGAAATCGCTGGCGGGCGTCGGTGTCGCTTTTTATCTGATGCTGGCGCTACGCGCTTTTCTGCGCGACAACGGCTGGTTTGAATCGCGCGGGCTGGCTATGCCGAATCTTGCGGAACTGCTCGATCTTGTCGCTCTGGGAACAGTAGCAGACGTGGTGCCGCTTGATGCCAACAACCGTATTCTCACCTGGCAGGGCCTGAGCCGGATCCGCGCCGGGCGCTGTCGGCCTGGCATTAAAGCGCTGCTTGAAATCGCCAACCGTGACGCGCAGAAACTGGCGGCGAGCGACCTGGGTTTTGCGCTGGGTCCACGCCTGAATGCGGCGGGCAGGCTGGATGATATGTCGGTGGGTGTTGCGCTGCTGTTATGCGATAACCTCGGCGAAGCACGTCAGTTGGCTAACGATCTGGATGCGCTGAATCAGACGCGCAAAGAGATCGAACAAGGTATGCAGGCCGAGGCGCTAACCTTGTGCGAGCAGCTTGAACGAAGCCGCGATACCTTGCCCGGTGGGCTGGCGATGTACCATCCCGAATGGCATCAGGGTGTGGTGGGGATTCTTGCCTCGCGAATCAAAGAGCGTTTTCATCGGCCGGTGATTGCCTTTGCGCCTGCTGGCGATGGCGTTCTGAAAGGTTCCGGGCGTTCGATTCAGGGGCTGCACATGCGTGATGCGCTGGAGCGCCTGGATATGCTCTATCCTGGCATGATGCTTAAATTCGGCGGTCATGCGATGGCTGCCGGTTTGACGCTCGAAGAGCAGCGTTTTGAAGAGTTTCAACAGCGCTTCGGCGAACTGGTGACGGAATGGCTGGATCCGGCGCTGTTGCAGGGTGAAATTGTTTCTGACGGCCCGCTAACGCCGCAAGAGATGACGCTGGATGTCGCCGAAATGCTGCGTGAAGCCGGGCCGTGGGGGCAAATGTTCCCGGAGCCGCTGTTCGATGGCGAGTTTCGGCTGTTGCAGCAGCGGCTGGTGGGCGAGCATCACCTGAAGGTGATGCTTGAGCCGGTTGGAGGCGGTCCGCTGCTTGATGGCATTGCATTTAACGTCGATACCACCTGCTGGCCGGATAACGGCGTGCGGCAGGTGAATATTGCTTATAAACTTGATGTCAACGAGTTCCGCGGGAATCGTAGCGTACAGCTTATCATCGAAAATCTCTGGCCACTTTAG
- the dsbC gene encoding bifunctional protein-disulfide isomerase/oxidoreductase DsbC: MKNGLIMFTLLAAAFSGVAHADDAAIKQSLAKLGVQSSEILPAPVAGMKAVLTNSGVLYVTEDGKHIIQGPMYDVSGAQPVNVTTQMLLPHLNALEKEMIVYKAPKEKHVITVFTDITCGYCQKLHSEMADYNALGITVRYLAFPRQGVPSEVENQMKAIWCAKDRNKAFDDAMDGKGIKPASCDIDIANHYALGVQFGVNGTPAIVLNDGYLVPGYQAPAEMKAFLDKHQQATSGK; this comes from the coding sequence ATGAAAAATGGTTTGATTATGTTCACCCTGCTGGCAGCGGCTTTTTCTGGCGTTGCGCATGCAGACGACGCCGCTATCAAGCAGTCGTTGGCAAAACTGGGTGTACAGAGCTCTGAGATATTGCCCGCTCCCGTCGCCGGAATGAAAGCGGTATTGACCAACAGCGGCGTGCTGTATGTGACCGAAGACGGCAAACATATTATCCAGGGGCCGATGTACGATGTCAGCGGCGCGCAGCCGGTGAACGTCACCACGCAAATGCTGTTGCCGCATCTTAACGCGCTGGAAAAAGAGATGATTGTCTACAAAGCGCCGAAAGAAAAACATGTGATCACTGTGTTCACCGACATCACCTGCGGCTACTGCCAGAAACTGCACAGTGAGATGGCGGATTACAACGCGCTGGGTATCACCGTCCGCTATCTGGCGTTCCCGCGTCAGGGTGTGCCGAGTGAAGTTGAAAACCAGATGAAAGCGATCTGGTGTGCTAAAGATCGCAATAAAGCCTTTGATGACGCGATGGATGGCAAAGGCATCAAACCGGCCAGTTGCGATATTGATATTGCTAACCACTATGCGCTGGGTGTGCAGTTTGGCGTCAACGGAACACCGGCCATTGTGCTGAACGATGGCTACCTTGTTCCGGGCTATCAGGCACCGGCTGAGATGAAAGCCTTCCTCGACAAACATCAGCAAGCCACCAGCGGTAAATAA
- the xerD gene encoding site-specific tyrosine recombinase XerD, which yields MEQDFARIEQFLDALWLENNLADNTLSAYRRDLQGVAEWLHHRGSSLALARSDDLHALLAERVDGGYKATSSARLLSAVRRLFQYLYREKIRSDDPSAQLASPKLPQRLPKDLTEAQVERLLQAPVVDQPLELRDKAMLEVLYATGLRVSELVGLTMSDISLRQGVLRVIGKGNKERLVPLGENAVYWVENYLEHGRPWLLNGVSIDVLFPSQRAQQMTRQTFWHRIKHYAVLAGIDSEKLSPHVLRHAFATHLLNHGADLRVVQMLLGHQDLSTTQIYTHVATERLRKLHEQHHPRA from the coding sequence ATGGAACAGGATTTCGCACGTATCGAACAATTTCTTGATGCGCTCTGGCTGGAAAACAATCTGGCGGACAACACGCTCAGCGCCTACCGTCGCGATTTGCAAGGCGTGGCCGAGTGGCTGCATCATCGTGGAAGTAGTCTGGCCCTGGCGAGAAGTGATGATTTACATGCGCTGCTGGCCGAACGCGTGGATGGTGGCTACAAAGCTACCAGTTCAGCGCGTCTGCTCAGCGCCGTGCGAAGACTCTTCCAGTACCTGTACCGGGAGAAAATCCGTAGTGACGATCCCAGCGCGCAACTGGCCTCGCCGAAGCTGCCGCAGCGTCTGCCAAAAGACTTAACGGAAGCGCAGGTTGAGAGACTTTTACAGGCGCCGGTAGTTGACCAACCGCTGGAGTTACGCGATAAAGCCATGCTTGAGGTTTTATATGCCACCGGGCTTCGCGTCTCTGAACTGGTCGGGTTGACCATGAGCGATATTAGCCTGCGCCAGGGCGTGTTGCGGGTGATTGGTAAAGGTAATAAAGAACGGCTGGTACCGTTGGGTGAAAATGCGGTGTACTGGGTGGAAAACTACCTTGAACACGGGCGTCCGTGGCTGCTGAACGGCGTATCGATTGATGTGCTATTCCCCAGCCAGCGCGCTCAGCAGATGACGCGCCAGACTTTCTGGCACCGTATCAAGCACTATGCTGTGCTGGCGGGGATTGACAGCGAAAAGCTTTCCCCTCACGTTTTACGTCATGCTTTTGCCACGCATTTGCTCAATCACGGCGCGGATCTGCGCGTGGTGCAAATGCTACTGGGGCATCAGGATCTTTCTACAACGCAAATTTATACGCATGTGGCTACCGAGCGGCTGCGTAAGCTTCATGAACAGCATCACCCGCGGGCGTGA